In one window of Reinekea forsetii DNA:
- the slmA gene encoding nucleoid occlusion factor SlmA, protein MTERSEAPSRRDQILQALAHMLETHPGQTITTAKLAKAVGVSEAALYRHFPSKLKIFEGLIIFIEDTLFSRMTRILQEEEAAIPRCEAILGLLLAFAERNPGMCRILIGDALAGDVERLRSRVMQIFDRLETQLKQVLREAEIREGIRPALPLNQAANLLLSFAEGRINQFVRSEFKRPPTQDWAVQWPILAGAIFVTE, encoded by the coding sequence ATGACTGAGCGCAGTGAGGCCCCTTCACGCCGAGACCAGATTTTGCAGGCGCTGGCCCATATGCTTGAAACCCATCCGGGCCAAACCATTACCACGGCAAAACTGGCCAAGGCAGTCGGTGTATCCGAAGCGGCGCTCTATCGGCACTTCCCCAGCAAGCTGAAAATATTTGAAGGCTTAATCATCTTTATTGAAGATACGCTGTTCTCGCGCATGACCCGAATTTTGCAAGAGGAGGAAGCCGCTATCCCGCGCTGTGAGGCGATTTTAGGCCTGCTCTTGGCCTTTGCCGAACGCAACCCGGGAATGTGCCGCATCCTGATCGGTGATGCCTTGGCCGGTGATGTTGAGCGTTTGCGCAGCCGAGTCATGCAGATTTTCGACCGACTCGAAACCCAATTAAAACAGGTGCTGCGCGAAGCGGAGATCCGCGAAGGCATCCGCCCGGCCCTGCCCCTTAACCAGGCCGCCAACCTGTTATTGAGCTTCGCAGAAGGGCGCATCAATCAGTTTGTGCGCAGTGAGTTCAAACGCCCTCCGACCCAAGATTGGGCGGTGCAATGGCCGATTCTGGCAGGCGCCATCTTCGTAACTGAATAG
- the argB gene encoding acetylglutamate kinase: MSLDNRTAHDYVKVLNEALPYIQRFQGKTVVIKYGGNAMVDDTLKASFARDIVLLKTVGINPVVVHGGGPQIGSLLEKLNIKSEFVNGMRVTTSETMDVVEMVLGGLVNKDIVSLINQAGGKSFGMTGKDAHSIKARKLKVMRDSPDLKKSEIIDIGHVGEVESIDKSFINWMSDGGYIPVIAPIGVGADGTSYNINADLVAGKVAEVLGAEKLILLTNISGLQNKSGQILTGLSTDQVNELIEDGTIHGGMLPKIRCALDAVHAGVNSAHIIDGRVAHATLLEIFSDSGVGTLITNQQELLND, from the coding sequence GGGCAAAACCGTAGTCATTAAGTACGGCGGTAACGCCATGGTTGACGACACCCTGAAGGCCAGCTTCGCGCGCGATATCGTCCTGCTCAAGACCGTGGGCATCAACCCGGTGGTGGTGCACGGCGGCGGGCCACAAATTGGCTCCCTGCTGGAAAAACTCAATATTAAGAGTGAGTTCGTCAATGGCATGCGAGTGACCACATCAGAAACGATGGATGTTGTCGAAATGGTCCTAGGTGGCTTGGTTAATAAGGATATTGTGTCGCTGATCAACCAGGCCGGGGGCAAATCCTTCGGCATGACCGGTAAGGACGCGCATAGCATCAAGGCGCGCAAGCTCAAGGTGATGCGCGACAGTCCCGACCTGAAAAAATCCGAAATTATCGATATCGGCCACGTTGGCGAGGTCGAATCGATCGATAAGTCCTTTATCAATTGGATGAGTGATGGCGGCTATATACCAGTGATCGCACCGATCGGGGTCGGCGCAGACGGTACCTCCTATAATATTAACGCCGATTTGGTCGCCGGCAAGGTGGCGGAAGTGCTGGGCGCCGAGAAACTCATTTTGCTGACCAATATCAGTGGGTTGCAGAATAAGAGCGGCCAAATTCTGACCGGTCTGAGCACCGACCAGGTCAACGAGCTGATCGAAGACGGCACTATCCATGGCGGCATGTTACCCAAGATTCGGTGTGCCTTGGATGCGGTCCATGCCGGCGTCAACAGTGCCCATATTATCGATGGCCGCGTGGCGCATGCGACGCTATTGGAGATCTTCTCTGACAGCGGTGTCGGCACCCTTATTACCAATCAGCAGGAGCTGCTCAATGACTGA